In Francisella hispaniensis FSC454, a genomic segment contains:
- a CDS encoding DotU family type IV/VI secretion system protein, translated as MKDFIEIEIILDIIKSTKEIIEENSNDNEKVSYHRNNIRKNIFFLQEELLEKYSETVCKYVTFPILAYVDEKLMLLREKSGSNISWSLLQLEYYDRKDGGEYVFEIADNILSENIYPQICYQTISFILHNDFYGKYYDNIYNHNFIAYKKEIDKHIIENSSIDSVSFIDIPVNNPPLSRRYRKIFKFLLRVGVPLGLFFLSLLIFLSW; from the coding sequence ATGAAAGACTTTATAGAGATAGAAATAATTCTAGATATTATAAAAAGTACAAAAGAAATTATAGAAGAAAATAGTAATGATAATGAGAAAGTGTCATATCATCGTAATAACATAAGAAAAAATATTTTCTTCCTTCAAGAAGAACTCTTAGAAAAGTACAGCGAGACTGTATGTAAATATGTAACTTTTCCAATACTTGCATATGTTGATGAAAAATTGATGTTACTCAGAGAAAAGTCGGGAAGCAATATTTCTTGGAGCTTACTACAATTAGAATATTATGATAGAAAAGATGGTGGTGAATACGTTTTTGAGATAGCCGATAATATTCTATCAGAGAATATTTATCCACAAATTTGCTACCAGACAATCTCATTTATTCTCCACAATGACTTCTATGGCAAATACTACGACAATATATATAATCACAACTTCATTGCTTATAAGAAAGAAATCGATAAACATATAATAGAAAATTCCAGTATTGATTCAGTTAGTTTTATTGATATCCCTGTTAATAACCCACCACTATCGAGAAGATATCGCAAGATATTTAAGTTCTTATTGAGGGTGGGTGTTCCTTTAGGGCTGTTCTTTTTAAGTTTACTAATTTTCCTAAGCTGGTAG
- the iglH gene encoding type VI secretion system baseplate subunit TssF/IglH, with amino-acid sequence MDKVKKDLTINDASILKKTFDRLSNDLRDDFDKRIFDYSNSLLFKYYSSLYYFLPKSCLLEINDKGHNGYYIRPQEYFFIEDKRTGKTLTYTTKSENIIIPIREIITIKQSDTSINISLDFENNFDYDYVTIWLDPSLCEENPFFATYIFNQILEDNYGSAKITFSNYNYATKNIQIEPIKFQIKPTEKLVLNIHYSSLLYGFNIKIKDLFKYKHNDLKKIDFFLKIKTDNYSEEKLSSLFKVNLIPIFNSFDDYSSASFASMNLSDSRLRHHQKDDAQAIEVLSVYENNKQCEFDSFVFVGQNEYYFNRSTQSLNYSTVLPQLSNKIIGTKVHTYTTWTQVTEISELIEINSNAIASISCNISPLIINKTLNNYNSNAKEMFNIIDMINSKNIYTKTTFLAIAKLLKTNSNDMSLLSMLIQNVEIDSTINELILTFSDKYNQKYKHFLDFYIGIICKFINQNTFSFIKKIVLNNSR; translated from the coding sequence ATGGATAAAGTAAAAAAAGATTTAACTATAAATGATGCTAGCATTCTTAAAAAAACCTTTGATAGATTAAGCAATGATCTAAGAGATGATTTTGATAAGAGAATTTTTGATTATAGCAATAGTCTTTTATTTAAATATTACAGTAGCCTTTATTACTTCCTTCCTAAATCATGCTTATTAGAAATAAATGATAAAGGACATAATGGCTACTATATTCGACCACAGGAATATTTTTTCATAGAAGATAAAAGAACTGGCAAAACTCTAACATATACAACAAAGTCAGAAAATATAATAATTCCCATTAGAGAGATCATAACCATAAAACAAAGTGATACATCAATAAATATATCATTGGACTTTGAAAATAACTTCGACTACGACTATGTTACTATTTGGTTAGATCCTAGTCTATGTGAAGAAAATCCTTTCTTTGCAACATACATATTTAACCAAATATTAGAAGATAATTATGGCTCAGCAAAGATTACATTCTCAAATTATAACTATGCAACAAAAAATATACAAATAGAACCAATTAAATTTCAAATTAAACCAACAGAAAAGTTAGTTCTTAATATTCATTATTCTAGCCTTCTGTACGGTTTTAATATAAAAATTAAAGATTTATTTAAATACAAACATAATGATCTTAAAAAAATCGACTTTTTTTTAAAGATTAAAACTGATAATTATAGTGAAGAAAAATTATCATCTCTATTTAAAGTTAATTTAATACCCATATTTAATAGCTTTGATGACTACTCAAGTGCCTCATTCGCTTCAATGAATCTCTCAGATAGCAGGTTAAGACATCATCAAAAAGACGACGCTCAAGCAATAGAAGTATTATCTGTTTATGAAAATAATAAACAATGTGAATTTGATAGTTTCGTTTTTGTGGGGCAAAATGAGTATTATTTTAATCGCAGCACACAATCTTTAAATTATAGTACAGTATTGCCTCAGCTTAGCAACAAAATAATAGGAACAAAAGTACACACATATACAACTTGGACACAAGTAACTGAGATTTCTGAGCTAATTGAAATTAACTCAAATGCGATAGCATCTATAAGCTGTAATATTTCTCCTTTAATTATTAACAAAACTCTAAATAACTACAATAGTAATGCTAAAGAAATGTTTAACATAATAGATATGATTAACTCTAAAAACATCTATACAAAAACAACATTTCTAGCTATTGCAAAGCTATTAAAAACCAACAGTAATGATATGTCATTACTATCAATGCTTATACAAAATGTTGAGATTGATTCTACGATAAATGAACTAATTTTAACCTTTAGCGACAAATATAACCAGAAATATAAACATTTCTTAGATTTTTATATTGGTATTATATGCAAATTTATAAATCAAAACACCTTTAGTTTTATTAAAAAGATAGTTTTGAATAACTCCAGATAA
- the iglJ gene encoding type VI secretion system baseplate protein IglJ — protein sequence MQHINKNISLNNFVSLLKSQKYSLKRINFIPVMVNKTSSPTILEIYENKENLNVKINIFKIKPFVKLQNIYQEYTQNSSDLAIEILEYGVKALLKIYILDTKALYKFTTKNNYYIQYAPKYTIDNIINNIYKLLSEDYCTVVDYKQKLINIKRKQIVVGDSYVGKSFLGAYTPSYVYIISINIYLISKNQYVINKIKAQIKKIEEKITDIAFKIELEISIENNKKNQIYLGYFSL from the coding sequence ATGCAACATATTAATAAAAATATCTCTCTAAATAATTTTGTAAGTCTTCTAAAAAGTCAGAAATATTCTTTGAAAAGAATAAATTTCATACCCGTGATGGTTAATAAAACCTCATCTCCCACCATATTAGAAATATATGAGAATAAAGAAAATCTAAATGTAAAAATAAACATCTTTAAAATCAAACCTTTTGTTAAACTACAAAACATTTATCAAGAATATACCCAAAACAGTAGTGACCTAGCTATTGAAATACTTGAATATGGAGTTAAAGCTTTATTAAAGATATACATTTTAGATACTAAAGCGCTATATAAATTCACAACAAAAAATAATTATTATATTCAATATGCTCCAAAATACACCATAGATAACATAATAAACAATATCTATAAATTACTCTCAGAGGACTATTGCACAGTAGTAGATTATAAACAAAAACTAATCAATATAAAGAGAAAACAAATAGTAGTAGGAGATTCTTACGTTGGAAAATCTTTCTTAGGAGCATATACTCCTTCATATGTTTATATTATAAGTATTAACATATATCTCATTAGTAAAAATCAATATGTCATAAATAAAATCAAAGCTCAAATTAAAAAAATTGAGGAAAAAATTACAGATATCGCATTTAAGATAGAGCTTGAAATATCAATTGAAAATAATAAAAAAAATCAAATATACCTAGGTTATTTTAGTTTATGA
- the iglG gene encoding type VI secretion system PAAR-like protein IglG: MLDIINDSLKRLEEIATNNQSTSSSVSDLISELNNIRILLTQTKLNLSNNASILTPSMGAQIKCSFSLASGTYISTRVKTLASNLPASNITDSKLGVNILPFAGCTNPANPTMNPFSFPWVCIPNLSAFIPTNPTTLLENAPITTINSKSMCMFAPGGIVNFINSGQINVKTS, translated from the coding sequence ATGTTAGATATTATAAATGACTCTCTAAAACGCCTAGAAGAAATAGCAACCAATAATCAAAGTACTAGTAGTTCAGTATCTGATTTGATCTCAGAATTAAATAATATAAGAATCTTACTAACTCAAACAAAACTTAACTTATCAAACAATGCATCAATATTAACCCCATCAATGGGCGCTCAAATTAAATGTTCGTTTAGTCTAGCATCAGGAACCTATATTAGTACAAGAGTAAAAACACTAGCAAGTAACTTACCAGCTTCAAATATCACTGATTCTAAACTTGGAGTCAACATATTACCTTTTGCTGGATGTACAAATCCAGCAAATCCCACAATGAATCCATTTAGCTTCCCTTGGGTATGTATTCCAAATTTATCAGCATTTATTCCAACAAATCCTACCACGCTGCTAGAAAATGCTCCTATAACTACAATAAATAGTAAATCAATGTGTATGTTCGCCCCAGGAGGTATAGTTAATTTTATTAATAGTGGACAAATAAATGTAAAAACATCTTAA
- the pdpC gene encoding type VI secretion system effector PdpC, with protein sequence MSDKYKLNICSEKIVLPKTTDFNMISKHDIKEIRVNANLKKKIHLFQFDEDYLANIRHLRAIHPSKIAMQKIKSIRNKKNSFIIAILSLDKIIHKTKFITFGHKSVIFDFKKLWGLVDFVIVHTSNKTWVNHKLTSFMPSITYCNQNIIHLAYHSDFLYIYHTPEFMDDINIDRENRRELVAKIPDPYWVRADTKENKINIISEREDLEKDFKKITKLKNFEISANDIFFSKAIKAVPRLQRENKSKLFNSLVIENNEKIKCDIIDYVISNAWYKNEVLLENLTTFLDALVVRHLYLIAVYSVYEIEIGIKSVKPEYSKLLKAGLLNKDIQNQLIYDQKKIGNIIWLGETFHGLDIEEAQALCEFLDEENINPKINPINSKELYKTYKENYKSDSEKILSLTKYKEKYNFLNNDKLREEHANKLSSILEDPKFRVLSYINAFLCSTKNYLVPYGYLGSNPLTYYNCMLETGKRRTSKEAYFADIRNKLFIVCYLPGFLSSVIADDDFIDWYSNKIENQELLKNSYLNNLYKSHQKYIKNFIDLDVIKLLKQTSSQIKPSYIPIAFRYGAFASTTALIRSNANVSNRMEFELYDSPERLHNQYSEKEEMIMPKSVNKPKDHSIDNGMSLFSLNLTNEKEDGLRKVMLKVAQLYNLDFKVGISGNLDQAMTQALILGMATTKKNGDIVIDEDQVLYMTYLYCIFMAHSVDHTVDEILMSSNTYMLNSKEEKYPIVNIANFFARPVFKLSKDKHFKALVEKYENSLKPNSKILKENYISRVATLSEVYEDIYNLNCLYSSLSEGSLYNLLLTHSERNCTLLEQYSRKKRAEIGSVDDGVIKNYNSYAAINQYTHFVSLGIMCDSGAKYSSSHTIQTEKDFNLYSPDKEQINYLKYNFKDNKFDAVYKNKKSKEKNQNNIVYAKKQNTRYCYGYFNDFFVKNRITTFYRIKDKSGNYLVNLHNEKYSFATPNSDSKIYRVSPELLNNRDDFKRVSKDIIKSYKYISFDKQKEDIVKNFGKNLYHTNYEIWVGLSHQAISCFSVLDNIDTQEAANTFIDALYYVRLMQLYYGKTIPFLWISSAIVRYSSSETHYYIPTEENFKNILEIALNNASKPVIERFLIILNIYNNTIDDNTLILIRCRLPIILFEHEEQKLKLKALQKYADAYKKNNYKNEINFSAWFESIFHVQNLSLSPNYIGDNTLLMELIEELKTKCSEYKINMINQQIIARANELNFYQLLIIVIGISTYHRILTKSTITNTTPIFYDILNKPKFQKINKLIDKLFIHKNKDLSTDRYKAFHTKLITIEETYKKINNLYKSDFFKKIPS encoded by the coding sequence ATGAGCGACAAATATAAACTAAATATCTGTTCTGAAAAAATAGTACTACCTAAAACAACAGATTTCAATATGATAAGTAAACATGATATTAAAGAAATCAGAGTAAATGCTAATTTAAAAAAGAAAATACATTTATTCCAATTTGATGAAGATTATTTAGCAAATATTAGGCACTTAAGAGCTATTCATCCCTCAAAAATAGCGATGCAAAAAATTAAATCAATTCGCAATAAAAAAAATTCTTTTATAATTGCCATTTTATCTTTAGATAAAATAATTCACAAAACTAAATTTATCACTTTTGGACATAAAAGCGTTATTTTTGATTTTAAGAAACTATGGGGATTAGTTGATTTCGTAATAGTTCATACAAGTAATAAAACCTGGGTTAATCATAAGTTAACATCATTTATGCCATCAATTACATACTGTAATCAAAACATCATCCATTTAGCATACCATTCTGATTTTTTATATATTTATCATACTCCAGAATTTATGGATGACATAAATATAGATCGAGAAAATAGAAGAGAGTTAGTGGCAAAAATTCCAGATCCATACTGGGTAAGAGCTGATACGAAAGAAAATAAAATCAATATTATTTCTGAAAGGGAAGATCTAGAAAAAGATTTTAAAAAAATAACTAAATTAAAAAATTTTGAAATAAGCGCAAATGATATTTTTTTCTCAAAAGCTATAAAAGCAGTTCCAAGATTACAACGTGAAAATAAGAGTAAATTATTTAATTCATTAGTGATTGAAAATAATGAAAAAATCAAATGTGACATAATTGATTATGTAATATCTAATGCTTGGTATAAAAACGAGGTGTTACTTGAAAATCTGACGACATTTTTAGACGCTCTAGTCGTAAGACATCTCTATTTAATAGCAGTTTACTCAGTTTATGAAATAGAAATAGGTATTAAATCAGTAAAACCTGAGTATAGTAAATTATTAAAAGCTGGCTTATTGAACAAAGATATTCAAAATCAATTAATATATGATCAAAAGAAAATTGGCAATATTATTTGGCTTGGTGAAACATTTCATGGTTTAGATATTGAAGAAGCTCAGGCTTTATGTGAGTTTCTTGATGAAGAGAATATTAACCCGAAAATTAATCCTATAAATTCCAAAGAGCTATATAAAACCTACAAAGAAAATTATAAAAGCGATTCAGAAAAAATTTTAAGTTTGACAAAATACAAAGAGAAATATAATTTTTTAAATAATGATAAGCTTAGAGAAGAACATGCAAATAAACTTTCAAGCATATTAGAAGATCCAAAATTTAGAGTTCTTAGCTATATAAATGCATTTTTATGTTCAACTAAAAATTATCTAGTACCTTATGGGTATTTAGGAAGTAATCCTCTTACATACTATAATTGTATGCTAGAAACCGGAAAACGTAGAACATCAAAAGAAGCATATTTTGCTGATATAAGAAATAAATTGTTTATAGTATGCTATCTTCCTGGCTTCTTGAGCTCTGTAATTGCTGATGATGACTTTATAGACTGGTATTCTAATAAAATCGAAAATCAAGAATTACTTAAAAACTCTTATTTAAATAATTTATATAAATCGCATCAAAAATATATAAAGAATTTCATCGATCTTGATGTTATCAAACTTCTAAAACAAACATCATCACAAATTAAACCAAGTTATATACCAATAGCTTTTAGATATGGTGCATTTGCCTCAACAACTGCTTTGATAAGATCAAATGCAAATGTTTCTAATCGAATGGAGTTTGAATTATATGACTCACCTGAAAGATTACATAATCAATACTCAGAAAAAGAGGAAATGATTATGCCAAAATCGGTTAATAAACCCAAGGATCACTCAATTGACAATGGAATGTCTTTATTTAGCCTTAATCTAACAAATGAAAAAGAAGATGGACTTCGAAAAGTTATGTTGAAAGTTGCGCAGCTATATAATCTTGATTTCAAGGTAGGTATCTCAGGAAATTTAGATCAAGCAATGACTCAGGCATTAATACTTGGGATGGCAACTACAAAAAAAAATGGCGATATCGTAATTGATGAAGATCAAGTGCTATATATGACATACTTATACTGCATTTTCATGGCACATAGTGTCGATCATACTGTAGATGAAATACTAATGTCCTCAAATACTTATATGTTAAATTCTAAAGAGGAAAAGTATCCTATTGTTAATATAGCTAATTTTTTTGCTAGACCTGTATTTAAACTTTCTAAGGATAAACATTTTAAAGCATTAGTTGAGAAGTATGAAAATAGCCTAAAACCTAATTCAAAAATTCTCAAAGAGAATTATATAAGTAGAGTAGCCACACTATCTGAAGTATATGAAGATATATATAACTTAAATTGTTTATATAGTTCTCTATCAGAAGGATCATTGTATAACCTACTATTAACTCATAGCGAAAGAAACTGTACTTTATTAGAGCAGTATTCTCGTAAGAAGAGGGCTGAGATAGGATCAGTCGATGATGGAGTCATAAAGAACTACAATAGCTATGCTGCGATTAATCAATATACCCATTTTGTATCATTAGGCATAATGTGTGACAGTGGTGCAAAATACTCCTCTTCTCATACGATACAGACAGAAAAAGATTTCAACTTATACTCACCAGATAAAGAACAGATAAATTATCTAAAATATAACTTTAAAGATAATAAATTTGATGCTGTTTATAAAAACAAAAAGAGCAAAGAAAAAAATCAAAACAATATTGTGTATGCAAAAAAACAAAATACGCGATATTGCTACGGATATTTTAACGACTTTTTCGTTAAAAATAGAATTACGACTTTTTATAGAATAAAAGATAAATCAGGTAACTATTTAGTAAACTTACATAATGAAAAATATAGCTTCGCAACTCCTAATTCAGATTCTAAAATATATAGAGTTTCACCAGAATTACTTAACAATAGAGATGACTTTAAAAGAGTATCTAAAGATATTATAAAATCATATAAATATATTAGTTTTGATAAACAAAAGGAGGATATAGTTAAAAATTTTGGTAAAAACTTATATCATACTAATTATGAGATATGGGTTGGGCTATCACATCAAGCTATATCATGTTTTTCAGTTTTAGATAACATAGATACACAAGAAGCTGCTAATACTTTTATCGATGCTTTATATTATGTTAGATTAATGCAATTATATTATGGCAAAACTATACCCTTTTTGTGGATTAGTAGCGCAATTGTAAGGTACTCCTCATCAGAAACTCACTACTATATACCAACAGAAGAAAACTTTAAAAATATACTTGAAATTGCTCTTAATAATGCCTCAAAACCAGTAATAGAAAGATTCTTAATTATTCTTAACATATATAATAACACTATTGATGATAATACTTTAATTTTAATACGCTGCCGTTTACCAATAATATTATTTGAACATGAAGAGCAAAAACTCAAATTAAAAGCTCTACAAAAATATGCTGACGCTTATAAAAAAAATAATTATAAAAACGAAATTAATTTTAGTGCTTGGTTTGAATCTATATTTCACGTTCAAAACTTATCCTTATCTCCTAATTATATTGGCGATAATACTCTACTGATGGAATTAATTGAAGAATTAAAAACTAAATGTAGCGAGTACAAAATAAACATGATTAATCAACAAATTATAGCTAGAGCAAATGAATTAAATTTTTATCAACTTCTAATAATAGTTATTGGAATATCAACTTATCATAGGATACTCACAAAATCAACTATAACTAATACAACTCCGATATTTTATGATATATTGAATAAACCAAAATTTCAAAAAATAAATAAGCTAATAGATAAGCTGTTTATTCATAAAAATAAAGATCTAAGTACTGACAGGTATAAAGCTTTTCATACTAAGCTTATAACTATTGAGGAAACCTATAAAAAAATAAATAACTTATATAAATCAGACTTTTTTAAAAAAATACCATCATAG
- a CDS encoding type VI secretion system protein IglI family protein has translation MSKLISTLNSIDLVTQDKINLIGNMQIHAKYENAEYKSFIDQLIDNININKSIDIYSLFLSLNSEICLNLYEIDNIAEIISSYLSILNTNFTKISPSESKQKCELAEKGINKFLVTMDINFAEMKSQNNLSSNNIELIIKLIEQIIIFFENNNLNYNPDLKIQLNKTLKKIEHSLVLEDQKTHESTVKETISETKKKEQISTTDKKTIKGSEKWIALIEKIEVLKALVESERIFETSIVYNDIQNLLVNFDPKEYFPEIFFPLYKKIAPFIANIHKNIDYYSSSIQWSIAQKMYNIDYKSFLDNLEKMPENNFLNSSPDITKNFFYETSSELKKTPIQDHKIMAEADAIKKEIEIKQHPNIKKNQNNGEKISSEIDEEYFEDLFDI, from the coding sequence ATGAGTAAGTTAATATCTACTTTAAACAGTATTGACTTAGTAACTCAAGATAAAATAAATCTTATTGGTAATATGCAAATCCACGCAAAATATGAAAATGCTGAGTATAAATCATTTATTGATCAATTAATAGATAATATTAATATTAATAAAAGCATAGATATATATAGTTTATTTCTATCTTTAAATTCAGAAATATGCCTTAATTTATATGAGATTGATAACATCGCTGAAATTATTAGCTCTTATTTATCTATTCTAAATACCAATTTCACAAAAATTAGTCCATCAGAATCAAAACAAAAATGTGAGTTGGCTGAAAAAGGAATAAATAAATTCTTAGTTACTATGGATATAAATTTTGCAGAAATGAAAAGTCAAAATAATTTATCATCAAATAACATAGAATTAATTATAAAACTTATAGAGCAAATAATAATATTTTTTGAGAATAATAATTTAAATTATAATCCTGATTTAAAAATCCAGCTAAATAAGACTCTCAAAAAAATAGAGCATTCTTTGGTTTTAGAAGATCAAAAAACTCATGAGTCTACAGTTAAAGAAACAATAAGTGAAACAAAAAAGAAAGAACAAATTAGTACTACCGATAAAAAAACCATAAAAGGTTCTGAAAAATGGATAGCTCTCATTGAAAAAATTGAAGTTTTAAAAGCTCTAGTTGAAAGCGAAAGGATATTTGAAACTTCTATTGTTTATAATGATATCCAAAATTTATTAGTTAACTTCGATCCTAAAGAGTATTTTCCTGAAATTTTCTTCCCATTATACAAGAAAATAGCTCCTTTTATTGCCAATATCCATAAAAACATAGACTACTATTCATCAAGTATCCAATGGAGCATAGCTCAAAAAATGTACAACATAGATTATAAGAGTTTTTTAGATAATCTTGAAAAAATGCCAGAAAATAATTTTTTAAATTCTTCTCCTGATATAACTAAAAATTTCTTTTATGAAACATCCTCAGAACTAAAAAAAACCCCTATACAAGATCATAAAATAATGGCTGAAGCAGATGCCATCAAAAAAGAAATAGAAATAAAACAGCATCCTAATATTAAAAAAAATCAAAATAATGGAGAAAAAATTTCAAGTGAGATAGATGAAGAATATTTTGAAGATCTTTTTGACATATAA
- the tssI gene encoding type VI secretion system tip protein TssI/VgrG translates to MSKVDHIFNLEEQGLLIDIKDDSKGCTTKLESSGKITHNATESIESTADKQIIENVKDSKISITEKEILLATKKSSIMLNDNKIIIKIGSSSIVLDDSSISLESATINIKSSANINIQASQNIDIKGLNNSIKADINLNAEGTDVNIKGSVTASIKGSAATMVG, encoded by the coding sequence ATGTCAAAAGTAGATCATATTTTCAACTTAGAAGAGCAAGGATTACTAATAGATATCAAAGATGATTCGAAAGGATGTACTACTAAACTAGAGTCTTCTGGAAAAATCACTCATAATGCAACTGAATCGATAGAGTCAACAGCTGATAAACAAATAATTGAAAATGTTAAAGACTCAAAGATATCAATAACTGAAAAAGAAATTTTGTTAGCTACTAAGAAGTCAAGCATTATGCTTAATGATAATAAAATTATTATCAAAATAGGGAGTTCATCTATTGTCCTTGATGATTCAAGTATTTCGCTAGAGTCTGCAACTATTAATATAAAAAGCTCTGCTAATATAAATATTCAAGCATCACAAAATATTGATATCAAAGGTCTAAATAATAGTATCAAAGCAGATATAAATCTTAATGCTGAAGGTACAGATGTAAATATTAAAGGAAGTGTAACAGCAAGTATAAAAGGCTCTGCAGCAACAATGGTTGGATAA
- the tssK gene encoding type VI secretion system baseplate subunit TssK: MFLERIYWEDGLRLDSDILDKANLSVLERLSAASYLPSNLNKGIVSFDLDIESLQTGLILIKDLKLYLDEKTYVFYDKSYPLSLQIMTDNLSDEVPLFLNIREKVIEKDGVKYIHNQLSLSSEHNYGFKHSTQIALFKLDNGRLVSEIYDFPLLTLNHYSINEAFIKLNRIVSELKSFNRFVFSASRTYAAILLVFLINKLERELKFAESNRINSSPKQIFDLIDDIYSLIQLNLDKVEEVEIIEFDFQKPLSKLNLLADRLLTLCEYRKINNFIRFELHGKKYICESFPEEFFVATRYYIFIKKKATAPANVRFENKNALRITSISRNKNIVTLSLSGVKLVDVEYSMINFTTRFDNIDAIYEIQKGSEWDFILADSSAVFTAFEGSENFDFFIAFS; this comes from the coding sequence ATGTTTCTAGAAAGAATTTATTGGGAAGATGGTTTAAGATTAGATAGCGATATTCTTGATAAAGCGAATCTATCTGTTTTAGAAAGGTTAAGTGCTGCTAGCTATTTACCATCTAATCTTAATAAGGGAATTGTTAGCTTCGATTTAGATATTGAAAGTTTGCAGACGGGACTTATTCTTATAAAAGATCTTAAATTATACTTAGATGAAAAAACATATGTTTTTTATGATAAATCTTATCCATTATCTTTGCAAATAATGACTGATAATTTAAGTGACGAAGTTCCTTTATTTTTGAATATTAGAGAGAAAGTGATTGAAAAAGATGGGGTTAAATATATCCATAACCAATTGTCATTATCATCAGAGCATAACTATGGATTTAAACATAGTACTCAAATTGCATTATTTAAGTTAGATAATGGACGATTAGTATCAGAAATTTATGACTTTCCTTTATTAACGCTTAATCATTATTCTATAAATGAAGCTTTTATAAAGCTTAATAGGATTGTTTCTGAACTAAAATCTTTCAATCGCTTTGTTTTTTCAGCTTCAAGGACATATGCTGCGATATTGCTTGTGTTTTTGATTAATAAACTAGAAAGAGAATTAAAGTTTGCAGAATCTAATAGAATAAATAGCTCCCCGAAACAAATATTTGATTTAATTGATGATATTTACAGCTTAATTCAACTTAACCTAGATAAAGTTGAAGAAGTTGAAATTATTGAGTTTGATTTTCAAAAACCTTTGAGTAAATTAAATCTACTTGCTGATAGGTTGTTAACTCTTTGTGAATATAGGAAAATTAATAACTTTATCAGGTTTGAATTGCATGGAAAAAAATATATATGTGAAAGCTTTCCTGAAGAGTTTTTTGTGGCTACCAGATATTATATTTTCATCAAAAAGAAAGCAACAGCTCCAGCCAATGTAAGGTTTGAAAATAAAAATGCTTTAAGGATTACTAGTATTAGTAGAAATAAGAATATTGTAACTCTGTCTCTTTCAGGAGTAAAGCTTGTTGATGTTGAGTATTCTATGATCAATTTTACAACTCGATTTGATAATATCGATGCAATATATGAAATCCAAAAAGGTTCAGAATGGGATTTTATATTAGCAGATAGTAGTGCGGTATTTACAGCTTTTGAAGGTAGTGAGAATTTTGATTTCTTTATAGCCTTTTCTTAA
- the pdpE gene encoding type VI secretion system protein PdpE — MNKKVFELLLILLIFGSTCQQGYSNTITASIFKLKNSSKKNATIFLNLNELCPTSIGACKDENDNNCIYATELIRDPVSRTNYYLAVPITPKSVKDLTILYKYNKGEIPPETIGICLSLLKNNQYETYFSQVTYNWFVSSELYLSSSEGSIFINKNINNCKNYDKGSFLRVKLNRIADGWAIPHYEKKITIKDCKK; from the coding sequence ATGAATAAAAAAGTATTTGAATTATTATTAATTTTATTAATATTTGGTAGCACATGCCAACAAGGATATAGTAATACAATAACAGCTAGTATATTCAAATTGAAGAATAGCTCTAAAAAAAATGCTACTATCTTTCTAAATTTGAACGAACTCTGTCCAACCAGTATAGGAGCATGTAAAGATGAGAATGATAATAATTGTATTTATGCAACAGAATTAATTAGAGATCCAGTTAGTCGTACTAACTATTATTTAGCAGTACCAATTACTCCCAAATCAGTTAAAGATTTAACAATATTATATAAATATAATAAAGGAGAAATACCTCCAGAAACGATAGGCATATGTCTAAGCTTATTGAAAAATAATCAATATGAAACCTACTTTTCACAAGTTACATATAATTGGTTTGTATCTTCAGAATTATATTTATCATCTAGTGAAGGATCTATTTTTATAAATAAAAACATTAATAATTGTAAGAACTATGATAAAGGTAGTTTTTTAAGAGTAAAGCTTAACCGTATAGCTGATGGCTGGGCTATTCCTCATTATGAAAAGAAAATTACTATAAAAGACTGTAAAAAATAA